Proteins encoded in a region of the Sulfurimonas marina genome:
- a CDS encoding 7TM diverse intracellular signaling domain-containing protein — protein sequence MNVTLKLLIILLFSLSLSAYDIDDTTSNVSLLEHSSIFLDHTNSLEKEEVLTKKFQINNQKVINLGIVPDTALWIKFTLKNKTDKPLTKIIEYANSETEDLLFIDGDKTIKDGMFHHRDSRDSLNPTFEITLQPFEEKTYFIKGHCKISTFVAKIILWNKTDFVEHSYTQKFYMITFFTIIVTLLLYNLMLFIFTRDIVYLYYILYLTAVIFFESIYLGVAQLYLFSNAISEFVTKATMCYIVILVLPMLLFTMEFLHTERFKKTHLFLKTYLYGLPIIALLSFDNFLFDLNVMLIFFPLGFLMVLSGFYALKNGTKEASIYLIGWTFVIISLIFSVIQSLGGYNIFEHFRYINEVAFSLEAFTFSIALAYRIRRLHLQKDTLNQKLIELQQDEQKRLQTLVEKQTHDLKTSLEEKDLLYKELQHRVKNNLAMVISLLQLQIHKTTVKSTKNELTVTCNRINSFAKLYELLHLSDDHSMINTELYFQNIIKNIKIHFKLHVNILYDIKYNIPVKDSIYCGLILNELITNSFKYAFNNEGTILVRTYKKDHYIYMSVEDNGKGYDLKKTPSLGLTIVDTLTQKQLRGTIDVQVDNGTKTIIKWKEES from the coding sequence TCTTCTTTTTAGTTTATCGCTTAGTGCATATGATATAGACGATACAACATCAAATGTTTCATTACTTGAACACAGTTCTATTTTTCTCGATCATACAAACAGTCTTGAAAAAGAAGAAGTTCTAACTAAAAAGTTTCAAATAAATAATCAGAAGGTAATTAACCTTGGTATAGTTCCAGATACTGCTCTTTGGATCAAGTTTACTCTCAAAAACAAGACAGATAAACCACTAACAAAAATCATAGAATATGCTAATTCAGAAACCGAAGATCTCCTGTTTATTGACGGTGATAAAACTATTAAAGATGGGATGTTTCATCATAGGGATTCAAGAGACTCTCTCAATCCTACTTTTGAAATCACCTTGCAACCTTTTGAAGAGAAAACATACTTCATTAAGGGGCATTGTAAAATTTCAACATTTGTAGCAAAAATTATTTTATGGAATAAAACTGATTTTGTAGAGCATAGCTATACACAGAAGTTCTATATGATTACTTTTTTTACAATCATTGTAACTCTTTTGCTTTACAACCTTATGCTCTTCATCTTTACCAGAGATATAGTTTACTTGTACTATATCCTATATCTCACAGCAGTAATTTTCTTTGAGTCAATCTATCTCGGAGTTGCTCAGCTCTACCTTTTTTCCAATGCTATTTCAGAGTTTGTCACAAAAGCGACGATGTGCTACATTGTTATACTTGTTTTACCGATGCTCCTTTTTACGATGGAATTTTTACATACAGAAAGATTTAAAAAGACACATCTATTTTTAAAAACTTATCTCTATGGGCTTCCTATTATTGCTCTATTGAGTTTTGATAATTTTTTATTTGATCTAAATGTAATGTTAATTTTTTTCCCGTTAGGATTTTTAATGGTATTGTCAGGATTCTATGCTCTAAAAAATGGGACAAAAGAAGCATCTATCTACCTTATAGGGTGGACATTCGTAATCATCTCTCTCATCTTCTCGGTCATACAGTCTCTAGGTGGTTATAATATATTTGAACACTTCAGATATATAAACGAAGTTGCCTTTTCACTAGAAGCCTTTACCTTCTCAATAGCACTTGCTTATCGTATAAGACGTTTACATCTTCAAAAAGACACCCTTAACCAAAAACTTATAGAGTTGCAACAAGATGAACAAAAACGTCTTCAAACACTTGTAGAGAAACAGACTCATGATCTCAAAACCTCTTTGGAGGAAAAAGACCTACTCTATAAAGAGTTGCAACACCGAGTAAAAAACAATCTTGCAATGGTAATTTCACTTTTACAATTGCAGATCCATAAGACAACTGTTAAAAGTACTAAAAATGAACTTACTGTTACTTGTAATAGAATCAACTCTTTTGCAAAACTCTATGAACTTTTGCACTTATCAGATGATCATTCCATGATCAATACAGAACTATATTTTCAAAACATTATCAAGAATATCAAGATACATTTTAAACTCCATGTAAATATTCTTTACGACATTAAATACAATATACCAGTAAAGGACTCTATCTATTGCGGATTGATTTTAAATGAACTTATTACAAACTCCTTTAAATACGCTTTTAACAATGAAGGGACAATTCTTGTACGTACCTACAAAAAAGATCACTATATTTACATGTCTGTAGAAGATAATGGTAAAGGGTACGATCTAAAGAAAACTCCGTCACTTGGATTGACGATAGTAGATACATTAACTCAAAAGCAACTCCGTGGTACAATAGATGTACAAGTAGATAACGGAACAAAAACAATAATTAAGTGGAAAGAGGAAAGTTAA
- a CDS encoding response regulator codes for MKGLNILIIEDESILALNLSLQLKEAGFHVVDNATNFEDAFSLLKQHSEINLLIMDIHLNDKIDGVDFYKQLNEKIPVIYLTAYTDDQTINKAIETQPLGYLAKPLNERELFALLKLAALKRKPLQTSKENLLTLPNNYIFDREHDILTHNGQRVKINGKKLQLLKLLIEAKGEYIPFEIIEDELYKDNPPSESSLRTLVYRLRSQLGYDFIETQRAYGIRLSMQNSS; via the coding sequence ATGAAAGGTTTAAACATTCTTATCATCGAGGATGAAAGTATTCTTGCTTTAAACTTATCTCTCCAACTCAAAGAAGCGGGGTTTCATGTTGTTGATAATGCCACAAATTTTGAAGATGCTTTTTCACTATTAAAACAACACAGTGAAATTAACCTGCTCATTATGGATATACATCTCAATGATAAAATAGACGGTGTTGACTTCTATAAACAACTTAACGAAAAAATTCCAGTCATTTACCTCACAGCCTATACAGATGATCAGACTATCAATAAAGCGATAGAGACTCAGCCTTTAGGCTATTTGGCAAAGCCTCTAAATGAAAGAGAGCTTTTTGCTTTACTGAAACTTGCGGCTTTAAAAAGAAAACCTCTACAAACATCAAAAGAAAATCTTTTAACACTTCCAAACAACTATATTTTTGATCGAGAGCACGATATACTGACCCATAATGGTCAACGGGTAAAAATAAATGGGAAAAAACTTCAACTTTTAAAACTACTTATTGAAGCAAAAGGGGAATATATTCCATTTGAGATAATAGAAGATGAACTTTATAAAGACAATCCTCCTAGTGAATCTTCTCTAAGAACATTGGTTTACAGACTCCGTTCTCAGCTTGGATATGATTTCATTGAGACACAACGAGCATATGGAATTCGACTCTCTATGCAAAATTCATCATAA
- a CDS encoding cold-shock protein, with translation MAELVNGSVKWFNEEKGYGFIQQDNGGSDVFVHFRQVNNPNGGRVSLQEGQKVTFEIGEGQKGPQAENVTAV, from the coding sequence ATGGCAGAATTAGTAAACGGATCAGTTAAATGGTTCAACGAGGAAAAAGGTTATGGTTTCATTCAACAAGACAATGGTGGTAGTGATGTATTTGTACACTTCCGTCAAGTAAACAATCCAAATGGTGGTAGAGTTTCTCTTCAAGAGGGGCAAAAAGTTACTTTCGAAATCGGTGAGGGACAAAAAGGTCCTCAAGCTGAGAACGTAACAGCTGTATAA
- a CDS encoding acetate kinase yields the protein MKIAVVNSGSSSLKFKLLKFPQGTVLEEKLVEHIGEEHSDIKDHHQALEALAIDFSEIDVIGHRVVHGGEKFHSTVLIDNEVIRTIRELIPLAPLHNPANLEGIEVMQKFAPNIPQVAVFDTAFHSSLQKEAYMYALPYEMYEKNHIRRYGFHGTSHSYLLKEAAKLLNKEPEKTSLISLHLGNGESICAIQNGKSVDISMGFTPLEGLMMGSRSGDLDAEIVLYMQKSLNLSVEEVDTILNKKSGLIGVCGENDIRTILERNDERAKLAIKMMVRRIHKYIGAYFMLLDTEVDAIVFSGGIGENSQVIRDKILDKAILKNLKSFVIKTDEELEIARECYQIVKKV from the coding sequence ATGAAAATAGCAGTTGTTAACTCTGGGAGTTCCTCTTTAAAGTTTAAACTCTTAAAATTTCCCCAAGGAACAGTTTTAGAGGAAAAACTTGTTGAGCATATAGGTGAAGAGCATTCAGATATAAAAGATCACCATCAGGCATTAGAGGCATTGGCGATCGACTTTAGTGAGATAGATGTAATCGGACACAGGGTTGTTCACGGCGGTGAGAAGTTTCATAGTACGGTTTTAATTGATAATGAAGTGATTAGAACGATCCGAGAGCTTATCCCTTTAGCACCTCTTCACAATCCTGCAAACTTGGAGGGGATAGAGGTGATGCAAAAGTTTGCTCCAAATATTCCTCAAGTAGCAGTGTTTGATACCGCATTTCACTCTAGTTTGCAAAAAGAGGCCTATATGTATGCACTGCCGTATGAGATGTATGAAAAAAATCATATCAGACGTTACGGCTTTCACGGTACTTCGCATAGTTATCTTTTAAAAGAGGCTGCAAAACTTTTAAACAAAGAACCTGAAAAGACAAGCCTTATCTCACTCCACCTAGGAAACGGTGAGAGTATTTGTGCTATTCAAAACGGTAAAAGTGTAGATATCTCTATGGGATTTACTCCACTAGAGGGTTTAATGATGGGGAGTCGCAGCGGTGATCTTGATGCGGAGATCGTATTATATATGCAAAAGTCTCTAAATTTGAGTGTTGAGGAAGTAGATACCATCTTAAATAAAAAGTCGGGACTGATTGGAGTTTGCGGGGAGAATGATATTCGGACAATTTTAGAGCGTAATGATGAGCGTGCAAAACTTGCGATTAAAATGATGGTGAGACGAATCCATAAGTATATAGGGGCTTATTTCATGTTGCTTGACACAGAGGTGGATGCTATTGTCTTTAGCGGCGGTATAGGTGAAAATTCTCAAGTGATACGGGATAAGATCTTAGATAAAGCAATATTGAAAAATTTAAAAAGTTTTGTAATAAAAACAGATGAAGAGCTTGAGATAGCTCGTGAATGTTATCAGATTGTAAAGAAGGTGTAG
- the pta gene encoding phosphate acetyltransferase: MQIKSLYIASNEKNVGSLFISMGMMELLKRKLHRVAFFRPVIYDQNCEDYNTQFILERYKLDMKYEQCIGFPISYVEEMLSQKKEKELLNQLIEKFKELEKSYDFVLCEGINRDALSATIAYDLNMELAKNFGSGYINIIGAKDKEVKDVYEDLLIENEHISLASNHFATFINRVSKEKSQELKSLLQKSDYTTFIVEENSELSLSTIEDLIEGLDAKEVFVSEHDYNRTFKEVRVAALSLDNFLEHIQEDDLIIVPADRSDIILGLLGALHSSAYPNISGIVFPFNMSIHPNIEKLIDGLKSFKVPILSVETDSYNTAKNIIKLHPRVRVNSERKIALALGEFYKSVDVELIEEKISHSFSDIMTPQMFEYKLFAMARADKKTIVLPESEDERVLRAAEIILRRDVADIILLGDKDEVRHRYLRLGLDLSKAQIIDHRDSELLDGFVEKFYEMRKEKGLTLQASRDAMIHANYFATMMVECGIADGMVSGAVHSTADTMRPALQIIKTAKEISIVSSVFLMCFETKVLVYGDCAINQEPDSKNLADIAIASAKTAKLFDIEPKVAMLSYSTGNSGWGEDVDKVKEATKLVKEKAPDLFVEGPIQYDAAINKDVARKKLPNSKVAGEASVFIFPDLNTGNNTYKAVQRSSGAVAIGPIIQGLKKPVNDLSRGCLVADIVNTIAITAIQAGQNENSSC, encoded by the coding sequence ATGCAAATAAAATCACTCTATATAGCTTCAAATGAAAAAAATGTAGGTTCCCTGTTTATCTCAATGGGTATGATGGAACTTTTAAAACGTAAGCTACATCGAGTAGCCTTTTTCAGACCTGTAATCTACGATCAAAACTGTGAAGACTATAACACTCAGTTTATACTTGAACGCTATAAACTAGATATGAAGTATGAGCAGTGTATCGGTTTTCCTATCTCATATGTGGAAGAGATGCTCTCGCAAAAAAAAGAGAAAGAGTTACTTAACCAACTGATTGAGAAGTTTAAAGAGTTAGAGAAAAGTTATGACTTTGTTCTTTGTGAGGGGATTAACAGAGATGCTTTAAGTGCTACGATAGCGTATGATCTTAATATGGAACTTGCTAAAAATTTCGGTTCAGGGTATATCAATATTATCGGGGCAAAAGATAAAGAGGTAAAAGATGTTTATGAAGACCTTTTAATTGAAAATGAGCATATAAGCTTAGCTTCTAACCATTTTGCAACTTTCATTAACCGAGTCTCTAAAGAGAAGTCACAGGAGTTAAAATCACTTTTACAAAAGAGTGACTATACCACTTTTATAGTTGAGGAGAACTCTGAACTCAGCCTCTCAACAATTGAGGACTTGATCGAAGGTTTGGATGCAAAAGAGGTGTTTGTATCAGAGCATGATTACAATAGAACTTTTAAAGAGGTGCGTGTTGCAGCACTCTCTTTAGATAATTTTTTAGAGCATATTCAAGAGGATGACCTCATTATCGTTCCTGCAGATCGTTCAGATATTATACTTGGGCTTCTAGGGGCACTTCATTCATCGGCATATCCAAATATCAGCGGGATAGTATTTCCATTTAATATGTCGATCCATCCAAATATAGAAAAACTGATTGACGGTTTGAAAAGTTTTAAGGTTCCTATTCTCTCAGTTGAAACAGATAGTTATAATACTGCGAAAAACATTATTAAGCTTCATCCGCGTGTACGGGTTAATTCAGAGCGTAAAATTGCTCTAGCGTTGGGTGAGTTTTATAAAAGCGTAGATGTTGAGCTGATCGAGGAGAAGATATCGCATAGTTTTAGTGATATTATGACACCGCAGATGTTTGAGTATAAACTTTTTGCAATGGCACGTGCAGATAAAAAAACAATAGTACTGCCGGAGAGTGAAGATGAAAGGGTACTACGTGCAGCTGAGATCATACTTCGCCGGGATGTTGCAGATATTATCTTGCTTGGAGATAAAGATGAGGTGCGACATAGATATTTAAGGCTTGGGCTTGACCTCTCAAAAGCACAGATTATCGATCATAGAGATTCTGAACTCTTGGATGGTTTTGTAGAAAAGTTTTATGAGATGAGAAAAGAAAAAGGGTTAACACTTCAAGCTTCAAGAGATGCGATGATCCATGCAAACTATTTTGCAACTATGATGGTTGAATGCGGGATCGCCGATGGGATGGTTAGCGGTGCAGTCCATTCAACAGCCGATACTATGCGACCGGCACTACAGATCATAAAAACAGCAAAAGAGATCTCTATCGTCTCTTCGGTTTTTTTGATGTGTTTTGAAACAAAAGTTTTAGTCTATGGTGATTGTGCGATCAACCAGGAACCAGACAGTAAAAATTTAGCCGACATCGCAATCGCTTCTGCAAAAACGGCAAAACTTTTCGATATTGAACCGAAAGTGGCAATGCTCTCATATTCAACGGGCAATAGCGGCTGGGGTGAAGATGTAGACAAAGTAAAAGAGGCTACAAAACTGGTAAAAGAGAAAGCCCCTGATCTGTTTGTAGAAGGGCCTATTCAATACGATGCCGCAATTAATAAAGATGTAGCACGAAAAAAACTTCCAAACTCGAAAGTAGCAGGGGAGGCGAGTGTGTTTATCTTCCCTGATCTAAATACCGGGAATAACACCTATAAAGCGGTGCAAAGAAGTAGCGGGGCGGTAGCTATTGGACCGATTATCCAAGGTCTTAAAAAGCCTGTAAATGATCTAAGCCGCGGGTGTTTGGTAGCTGATATAGTAAATACGATCGCAATAACGGCGATACAAGCGGGGCAAAATGAAAATAGCAGTTGTTAA
- a CDS encoding YchJ family protein has protein sequence MCICGNEKDFSECCEPIITKQKIPATAEELMRSRYSAYVQANGEYLVYSAVKENQFNEDVALIEEFSNSVEWLKLDVLDVTPTTVEFKAYYRDQNGIQVLHEKSNFIQEDGIWKYKDGELYNSKVERNENCPCGSGKKYKKCCA, from the coding sequence ATGTGTATATGTGGAAATGAAAAAGATTTTAGTGAATGTTGTGAGCCGATAATTACAAAACAAAAAATCCCTGCGACTGCCGAAGAGTTGATGAGAAGCCGTTACTCTGCCTATGTTCAAGCAAATGGTGAGTACCTTGTTTACTCTGCCGTAAAAGAGAACCAGTTTAATGAAGATGTCGCTTTGATCGAAGAGTTTTCAAACTCTGTAGAGTGGTTAAAACTTGATGTTTTAGATGTAACACCCACAACGGTAGAGTTTAAAGCTTACTACCGCGATCAAAATGGGATCCAAGTACTGCATGAAAAAAGTAACTTTATCCAAGAGGACGGGATCTGGAAATATAAAGACGGAGAGCTTTATAACTCTAAAGTGGAACGTAATGAAAACTGTCCGTGCGGAAGCGGAAAAAAATATAAAAAGTGTTGCGCGTAG
- a CDS encoding GNAT family N-acetyltransferase gives MQIRELTLKELDTAWEVVGQLRVSLDYKEFEDLIYEMRDINYTMIGIFERDKLITYAGVAVSTNLYHRRHLFVYELVTDEAFRSQGYGVMMLDYLKDYAKMGACENLVLSSGIEKEDAHRFYEKNGFSKKSFVFVKPI, from the coding sequence ATGCAAATACGTGAACTTACACTAAAAGAATTAGATACGGCATGGGAAGTTGTCGGCCAACTGCGAGTCTCCTTGGATTATAAAGAGTTTGAGGACTTAATCTATGAGATGCGTGATATTAATTATACGATGATCGGTATCTTTGAAAGAGATAAACTTATCACCTATGCAGGGGTGGCTGTAAGTACAAATCTATATCACAGACGTCATCTTTTTGTATATGAACTTGTAACCGACGAAGCGTTTCGATCGCAGGGTTACGGGGTGATGATGCTAGATTATCTAAAAGATTATGCAAAGATGGGTGCTTGTGAAAATCTTGTACTCTCCAGCGGAATAGAAAAGGAAGATGCACACCGTTTTTACGAGAAAAACGGTTTTTCGAAAAAAAGTTTTGTGTTTGTAAAACCTATTTAA